The sequence below is a genomic window from Rattus rattus isolate New Zealand chromosome 3, Rrattus_CSIRO_v1, whole genome shotgun sequence.
TCCAAATTCTCAGATACCAAGCAAAAGACCAGCCTTGCACATGAGACTTCAAGAACCATGCCTCCATAGAAATATCATGAGAATCCCTGAATAGGTCttatatgtattttgttttatcattttggGCTCCCCATAGCAGGAAGTGAATTGCTAAGtcaaaaaaggagggaaagattttaaaaaagaacatggaaTTCCTCAATATGTGGAATGAAAGATTGTAAAAGTTACCATGGGAAAAGGATTCAAAGGGCAGGattacaccaagatgaactctcaatcctaaatatcatgtcccaaatacaagggcactacatacgtaaaaagaaacacttactaaagctcaaacacacattgcacctccacacaaaaatagtaggagacttcaacctCACTCTCTCatccaatggacagatcatgcgacagaaattaaaagagacatagacagactaagagaagtcatgagccaaatggactaacggatatttatagaacgttctaccaatgcaaaggatataccttcttctcagctcctcatggtacttttccaaaattgaccatataattggtcaaaaaacggcctcaacaggtacagaaagatagaataatcccatgtgtgctattggaccacaataacaataataataacaataagggaagaatgcccataatgcggaaattgaacaatgctctactcaatgataacctgtcagaagaaataaagaaagaaattaaaaactttttagaatttaatgaaaatgaaggtacaacatacccaaacttatgggacacaatgaaagctgtgctaagaggaaaactcatagcgctgagtgactgcagaaagaaacaggaaagagcatatgtcaccagcttgacagcacacctaaaattatagaacaaaaagaagcaaatgcacccaggaggagtagaaggcaggaaataatcaaactcagagctgaaatcaaccaagttgaaacaaaaaggaccatagaaagaatcaacagaaccaaaagttggttctttgagaaaatcaacaagatagataaacccttagccagactaacgagaggacacagagagtgtgtccaaattaacaaaatcagaaatgaaaaNNNNNNNNNNNNNNNNNNNNNNNNNNNNNNNNNNNNNNNNNNNNNNNNNNNNNNNNNNNNNNNNNNNNNNNNNNNNNNNNNNNNNNNNNNNNNNNNNNNNATTctgccaagagtgaacccccagtgaacgtgattgttggggggatggtggtaatcagaagaggatggggaggggaagcctatatagaaggggaggggtggctagggggatgttggccaggaaaccaggaaggagaataacaatcgaaatgtaaataagaaatattcaagttaataaaggtaaaaaaaattccacatgaagactaagctaaCCAGTTGTTAGAGTGTGGGCCCAGGTCAGTCCTCTGCATGCCTTCTAATTGATGGTTCAGCCTCTGTGAACACTTATAGGCccagtttagttgattctgtagattttcttgtagtgtccttgtcCCCTCtggatccttcaatccttcctccccttctcccacaggattccccaagctcctcaTTGTGGAAGAAGAATGTGtggctgtggctctctgcatctgtttccatcagttgctaggtgtcttagggtttactgctgtgaccaaGCATGGCCATAGAAGGAcaataaggacaatatttaattggggctggcttacaggttcagtccattattatcaaggcaggaacatggtagcataCAGACAGGTATGgttcaggcagagctgagagttctacatcttcatctgaaggctgctaggcaaatactggcttccaggcaactaggatgagcgTCTTAAAGttcatacccacagtgacacgcctactccaacagggccacaccttctaacagtgccaatccttgggccaagcatatacaaactataacACTATGTGAAGCCTTTCTGGTAATGGTTATGCTAGTTTGCTGTCTGCAAGTATATCAGAATAtgattaacagtgtcagggatgggctcCTTCTCATGGGCTGGGTCTCGAGCTGAACCAATCattggttggccgttccctcaatttctgctccatctttccctctgcacttcttgtaggcaggacaaattgtagttcaaagattttgtggttgggttggtgtcccaatccctccttGGAAGTTTTGCCTGGTTACAGATGGCCTGTCCAGGCCCTGTATCTCCCATTGCCGGGAGTCTAAGCTAGTGTCACCCTTATAGACTCCTAGGATTTtgcattgtcctaggtttctagctaaTCCCAGAGTTGCCCCCTccccattccagttgtctctctcaCTACTTTTCCCCTTTGCCCTGCTCCCATTTGTTCCCTATTATTCCTATTTCCATCGCCTCCCGCCTCTGCTCATGGTTTCTTTCATGGAACTTTCTCAGTGAGATACCAAGTGGCCAtgcttgagccctccttgttacttagcttctttgggtctgtggattgtagcatggttatcgtgtactttacagctaatatcacttataagtgagtatacaTACCAAGTTTGGGATTCTGGATTTGCGTTATCTAATgtaggatgatcttttctagttccatccatttcctagttctttccaaattttataatgctattgtttttaatagttgagtgatattccattgtgtaaatgtaccacattgtatttatccattcttcagttaagggacatctatgttgttttcagtttctaggTATTATGAatatagctgctatgaacatagttaagtGTCTTTGTGATATGGTCGAgattcttttgggtatatgcccaggagtaaacAATTCGGTcctgaggtagatctattcccaattttctgagaaaccaccaaactgattccAAGTGGCTGTACATATTTACACTCCCagcagcaatgaagaagtgttccccttgctccacatcctcatcagcatgaggtatcacttgagattttttttattttagtcattctaATAGGTATAAGATTGAATCTCAGAGTCACTTTGATAAGCATTTCCCTGACAgctcaggatgttgaacatctctttaagtgTCTCTTAGccatttgtgattcctctgtCAAGAATTCTCTGTTTGGATCTATacccccattttaaaattttgttgtttggttggtttatatctagtttcttgagtttgttatatatttcagatactagtcctctgttggatgtggagttgttaaaaaaaaattccaattccGGAGGCTGCCACTTTTGTCTGAATGAGagtggccttacagaagcttttcagtttcatgaggtctcatttattaattgttgatcttagtgcctgtggtACTGGTGTTCGGTTCAGGAAGTCCTCTCATTACcagtgcattcaaggctatttaccactttctcttctatcaagtttagtggatctggttttatgttgaggtctttgatccatttggaattaaGTTTTGTGCAGTATGACAAGGATCTATTTGCCTTCTTAAAAATGCAGACATTCAGTTGGACCAGCACAATTTGtttaagatgcttttttttttttttctattgtataattttggattctttgtgaaaaatcaagtgactgtaggtcgTGGATTTACTTCTGTGtctgattctattccattgatcagccggtctgtttttatgctaatatcatgtgtcttttgttattatagctctgtagtaGAACTTGAAATTaggaatggtgatacctccagaagttcagTTATTATATGATTGTTTTAGATTAGATATTATcgtcttttcctcttttctttttcttttgttggacattttagtttacatttcaaatgttatccccctctcCCAGTTGGTTTCCTCCTGAAACATCCAAtacccaacccctgcctccatgagggtgtttacccacccatccacccactccctcatgccttcctgccctggtatttccctacactggggcatcaagccttcaaaggaccaagggcctctcttcccattgatgcctaacaaggccatcctctgctacataaggagctggagccatgggttcctccatgtgtacgctttggttggtggtttagtccctgggagcactggggtgtctggttggttgatattgttgttcttcctaggaggttgcaaactccttcagctatttcagtcctttctctaattcctccattggggaccctgttctcagttcaatggttggctgtgaacatcctcatctgtatttgtcaggctctggcagaacctctcaggagacaggtaccCCTGTCCCCATGCAtatcttggcatccccaatagtgactggattttgTGCCGGcatgtgagatggatccccatgtgtggaagtctctggatggcttttccttcagtctctgctccacattttgtctccatatttcctcctgtttgtattttgttgctgcttctaagaaggactgaagcatccacactttggtcttccttcttgagcttcatgtggtatgtagattgtatcttgggtaattccagcttttgggctaatatccacttatcagtgagtacacacgatatgtgttcttttgtgactggtttacctcacttaggatgatattttttagttccatatatttgcctaagaattttatgtagtcattgtttttaatagttgagtagtagtagtacattgtgtaaatgtaccacattttctgtatccattcctctgttgaagggcatctggattctttctaccttctggctgttataaataaggctgctgtgaacatagtgtagcatgtgttcttgttatatgttagggcatcttttgggtatatgcccaggagtggtatagctgggtcctcaggtagtactgtgtccagttttctgaggaattgccagactgatttccagaatggttgtaccagcttgcaatcccaccaacaatggagaagtgtttctcttttttcacatccttgccagcatctgttggcacctgagattttgatcttagccattctgactggtgtgaggtggaatctctgggttgttttgatttgcatttccctgatgactaaggatgttgaacatttctttaggtgcttctcagccattttgacattcctcagttgagaattctttctttagatcTGCACCTcatcttaatagggttatttgattctctagagtctaactttttgagttataTATTGGagattagccctctatcggatgtaggattggtaaagatcttttcccaatctgttggttgctgttttgtcctactgacagtgtcctttgccttatagaaactttgtaattttaagaggttccatttgtcagtagttgatcttagagcataagccattggtgttttgttcaggaagttttcccttGTGCTTATGTGTTTGAGGCACTTTGATTAGATATTATCTTATAAATTTTAATCGTGTTAACGATTAGAGTAACTGCCATGTTTAGGTAACTTGTAAGGAACTAGGGATGGGGTATGATGGGGAGGAGAAGAACTGCCAATAATGGCAAATAGAATATAGAAGGGGAAATTAGAATAGGAGGATTAAATGGAGTGGGGTGGAGTGGTACAGAAAGGTAAAGGAGGGACTATGTGAAGGGACAACTACCACCAAAAGTCTtttgaaaagccatatggaaacatATTACTGTGCAAGCTTcctagaatatatacatatatgaaaggaaaTTGAATTGGTTTATAATATAATGTGAGAGACAATATCACAACTGAAAACGGTATGCTACCATGTATAACCTGCAGTGCTAGGAATGAGTTACATGTTGAGTTATTGGCCACAGTATTCTCATATAACTACCCCACTAATATTACAGGCTATTACCAATGCTATCAGTTACCCTCTACAACCTGATGGTAAAATCCTGTAGCCGAAGACACTGTTTATGTCACCAGACCTGGAGAAATCAAGGTGGTACTCCACTAGaagcttcctttcttttctttttctttttttttttcttttctttttttttttttttttggtttcttttttttcgtagctggggaccgaaccctagGGCCTTGGCGCCTCCTAGGTaaaagcgcctaccactgagctaaatcccctgccccgcttcctttctttttaggaGCCCGTGCCTCGGTTCTAGCAGACGCTTCCCCTGATCTCCGCTCTACCACCATCCACTGCCGTCTTACCACCCACCATGGCCCTCCTGCACTCCGGGATGGCTACTACCTTTCACCCAGGCCTTGCAGCTGcagcctctgccagagccagctcctggtGGACCTATGTTGAAATGGGACCTCCAGATCCCATCCTGGGAGTGACTGAAGCCTTCAAGAGAGATACCAACAACAAGAAGATGAACCTGGGAGTCGGTGCCTACCGGGATGATAATGGAAAACCTTACGTGATCCCCAGTATCCGGAAGGCAGAGGCCCAGATTGCTGGAAAAAATTTGGACGAAGAATGCCTACCCATCGGGGGACTGGCTGGTTTTTGTAAGGCTTCTGCAGAACTGGCCCTGGGCAAGAACAATGAAGTGTTGAAAAGCGGCCAGTTTGTAACTGTGCAGATCATTTCTGGGACTAGAGCCTTAAGGGTCGGAGCCAGTTTTCTGCAAAGATATTTTAAGTCCAGCCAAGATGTTTTTCTACCCAAACCATCCTGGGGAAACCACACGCCCATCTTCAGGGATGCCGGCATACAGCTACAAGGTTATCGATACTATGACCCACAAGACTTGCGGCTTTGACTTCTCCTAGAAGTCATATCAAAAATCCCACAGCAGAGTGTTCTCCTTCTGCACGCCTGTGCTCACAACCCCATGGGTATGGACCCACGTCCAGAGCAGTGGAAGGAAATGGTGTCCGTGGTGAATTTGAAAAAGAGTCTCTTCGCATTCTTTGACATGGCCCACCAAGTCTTTGCCAGCGGCGATGGTGATAAGGACGCCTGGGCTGTGCAGCACTTCATCGACCAGGGCATCAATGTCTGCCTCTGCCAATCCTATGCCAAGAACATGGGCCTGTACGGTGAGCGTGTGGGAGCCTTCACGGTGGTCTGCAAAGATGCGGAAGAAACCAAAAGGGTGGAGTCACAGCTGAAGATCCTGATTCGCCCCTTGTATTCCAGCCCGCCTCTCAATGGAGCCCGGATCGCTGCAACTATCCTGACTTCTCCAGACTTGCGAAAGCAATGGTTGCAAGAGGTGAAAGGCATGGCTGACCGCATCATCAGCATGAGGACCCAGTTGGTCTCCAACCTGAAGAAAGAGGGCTCATCCCACAACTGGCAGCACATCACCGACCAGATTGGCATATTCTGCTTCACCGGCCTAAAGCCTGAGCAGGTGGAGCGATTGGCCAAAGAGTTCTCAGTCTACATGATAAAGGATGGCCGAATCTCCGTGGCCGGGGCCACCTCTGGCAATGTGTGCTACCTCGCCCATGTCATTCACCAGGTCACCAAGTAATCACCAGGTGCAAGGAAACAGAGACCACTTTCCCTTCAGGCTTTGCTCTTGTGAGAGTCACGTGCAGGGTGAGGGAGGGTGGATGGTGGGTGAGTAGATCCTGTTTTCAACCACGGTGCATAACGCTTGGCGATTGAACACGTTCCTCGGAAAAGAGGTAGGGCAGAGGCTCCTACGGCTGGAATCTGGAACTTGGTCGGCTCTAAACCAAACTTGCCCTCATCCTTTTGCCTCCAGCTTTTCTGAAAGTTCACACATGCAAGAAAATCACAGCACCAAAATCCTGTCAGCCACGGCATCGGAATAGGTCAGAAGCTTCACCTGAAGCCTCAGATGGTGTCAGGGGTTCCCCTGTGGAccctggtagagcctctcatatTAGAGGCTGTAGGAGAAAAATAACTAGTTCTGTCATTAACAGTTGTCAAGTGTGTCTTCGTGGTGTGGAGCAACTGTGCCAGCAGACCACATTATGGAAATTATGCTTTACAAAAACCAACAGGTCTGCTGCCACATCAACAGGGACAGTAGAAGATGTAATGTCTtgtccacctgcctcttcttGTCATTGCTGTTTATAGCCTAGAGTTTCATCCCATTCTACTGCTCGGTTAACCATCACCCTCAGCCTATCAGGAGTTATCTAAGAATAAAGAACATAGTTTTTCTGCTCATGCCATAGCCTTCTCTCTCAGCAAAGAGCCGTGGAGAGTGGGACCCTGCCCTTGATTTCAGTGTCTTCTTCAGTGATTGATTGGCTCCTACTGGGGTGGGGCCTCTGCCCAGCTGGAAGTCTTCATTCATCCTGGCTGCACAGCCCGTCTTCACATGAGTCAGATGTGCAGGTAGGATCCGAAGGAGATATTCTGGGGTTTGTGTTCTACCAGCCCGGCTCAGACTAACCCCTTGGGAAAGATAACCACCATCTGCTCTTCATGTAGACGTACCTGGTTTTCTCTGTTACAATAAAATTACTagagacccccccaaaaaaagaagcTTCCTCTCTAATGTCTAGTGTACACGGTGCTCAAAGATACTATGCACACTACCAGATCAGACATGTAATCATCAGTATTACTCAGTTGCAAAACCTGTGACTCATAATAGCAACATAGCTGCAAgatgtacttatataataatttttcaaatattatggTATTCACCAACCACTTTTCTACTGTATTTAAGGGCCACTCCATGGATTAGAATTCATACCTGAGACTGCTAATATGTTTAAGAACTTGAGATTAGATAGTTCATGGGCCCTGGTACTATAAAAACATACTACTTTCACTCTGCTAAAGGAACAtgacaataaaatgactcttaattgCTCTGACCATAGATCAGTACTTcactcagccctcatcagagaaggttCCCATTGTAGTAGATTGAATTAACACAGAGATCTCTACAACTGGATGGTGAAGAAAGTGAGAAATtttggagcactcagccctaagATGTCTTTATCAAGTGCCTCTCTTCAAGAATGTCAGAGCCAGAGGTGATAGATGACTGCAGGAAAATAGCatcttccagatacaacagggATGGTGTGcatttaaactcacagagactgcatgCACAAGACCTAAAGAAGTTCAAGTCAGAAAAAATTCCTAGCACATTGAAAGGAATAGGGGCACAAAATTCCTCCCTTAAGAAGCTGTTTgcggggttggggacttagctcagtggtagagcacttgcctcgcaagcacaaggccctgggttcagtcctcagctccagaaaaaaaaaaaaaagaagaagaagctgttTGCAATTTATACCTATGGAGTGATATCAACCACATTCCACGGTACGTCCCATGTTCAACAGTcattggccaacacaaaacagctGCTATACTTTCTGTATTCCTTTGTTTGCTTTAGTTTGGCATTCTTTTCCCTTCTTAAgattttacttgattttttctgaaagaaaaggaacattcaAGTTGGATGGATATTGAGGTGGTAAGCATCTTGGAGGAATTAGGAGAGGGTATAGAATGTGATTAAAATTGTAGGGAACATTTTAAAACTGATTGTCAAAACACAGTCTATAAATGAAGCTGTGTGAGGAGAATTGGCTTTCCCATGTGCTTTTGTGCCTCTTCTAGGTGCAGTAAATAGTGAGTTTTGCTTCAAATTATCAATTATCTTACTTTTGGTATTCAAAACTGTTTGCAAGTATGGGTTGGTTTTATGACCATATACAGCCTAAACTCTGGTGAATTATTCTTATGACTTACTTAACCCTCAGAATATAAATTGTCGATGCCCCGAATAAAGTtagctattgcatgagactttgtCTAATTTTTAGGTCCCGCTCTCGCAGGTTCatgtcaacatttttttttaaaggatggatACGTTTATTTCAAAACCACTATGTACTTCTTTGGAAGAACACTTGTCTATTACACAGAAACACTGAGTTCCATTGCTGGCATGGCAAAATtgacaaacaaataagcaaaaatagaaaatgtcCTTCAAAGTTCATTCTTGAACTACTTCTACATATCTCCATATACAAAAATCACTTCTCCCCCAGATAATACTACCTCATATTGAAAAGTACTTCATGTCCATCCAGGAGCATATTTGAATTTAATTtccacattttttattaaaagtatttttatacaatatattctgatcagttCCCACTCCCTCAAATCCTCACCATTCTTCCCACCTATATTCACACCCTTCACTAGAAGACTCACCACGGAGTCTACTTGAAGTCCATCACCAATATAGAACCAATAATTACAGCACAATTAGCATCTGTTTAAGGGTATTCTCCCTTAACACCTACAAACTTGCAACTTTTCCAGGAATGTCATCAGGAATCCCATTTATAGGTAATTGACATGTACTGAACACCTAGTGTGCCAAACCACAATGGATCTTATTACTTTATCAGATTATCAGTTCCACCCAAGTGAAGTAGCCACTTCACTTATCTCACTTATGgaaaactgagaaaacaaaaggTTTCTTAACATTTTGTTATGTTATCTGAGAGTCACCAAAATGGTTTTATGGCTAATGctaaaacaaatatttgtgaCTCTCTTAaggagtgtatatgtatatttggagacatctcattttattttactttcttttagaGAATCTCATATTCATATTTTCATGTGTGCTCTAGGTCTCTTTTTGAGGACCTTTCCCCCTtaatatctgtcttagtcagtgttctattgctgtgaagagacatcatgaccatgacaatt
It includes:
- the LOC116895612 gene encoding LOW QUALITY PROTEIN: aspartate aminotransferase, mitochondrial-like (The sequence of the model RefSeq protein was modified relative to this genomic sequence to represent the inferred CDS: inserted 1 base in 1 codon; deleted 1 base in 1 codon); the protein is MALLHSGMATTFHPGLAAAASARASSWWTYVEMGPPDPILGVTEAFKRDTNNKKMNLGVGAYRDDNGKPYVIPSIRKAEAQIAGKNLDEECLPIGGLAGFCKASAELALGKNNEVLKSGQFVTVQIISGTRALRVGASFLQRYFKSSQDVFLPKPSWGNHTPIFRDAGIQLQGYRYYDPKTCGFDFXLEVISKIPQQSVLLLHACAHNPMGMDPRPEQWKEMVSVVNLKKSLFAFFDMAHQVFASGDGDKDAWAVQHFIDQGINVCLCQSYAKNMGLYGERVGAFTVVCKDAEETKRVESQLKILIRPLYSSPPLNGARIAATILTSPDLRKQWLQEVKGMADRIISMRTQLVSNLKKEGSSHNWQHITDQIGIFCFTGLKPEQVERLAKEFSVYMIKDGRISVAGATSGNVCYLAHVIHQVTK